The following are from one region of the Primulina eburnea isolate SZY01 chromosome 17, ASM2296580v1, whole genome shotgun sequence genome:
- the LOC140817861 gene encoding uncharacterized protein, with the protein MAGRPPRQNRNPRYANINREGGQENEQGNGPPPAVNLSQADLMAIATIVATTLQGLGNSNANQPPPPPPPNGIKFHYESLRKNRCPTFSGAADPEVSQSWLKSVETQLRLLEVPDALKVDVIVPFLEDRAGKWWEAISPAMTGAGPMTWQRFREAFLKQYYPAEVRLQKLSEFENFTQTPDMSVVEYTSQFNALGSYAPAIMADEVLKLHRFKKGLNSRIQSALAVYQPANFSDLMGAAIRAENDIQRREKEIRNKRPMNDQSSHGSQSFKKPNHSGEPSKETSPASGYQAIKPCPTCHLRHLGECRRASGVCFGCRKPGHRMADCPAANNKTTGLDKGDGSSPGANANKPRENKPNARVFAMMQEEADDASDVVSGTIFFQQVPAYVLFDCGATHSCRSKRFGKKLGRKPIS; encoded by the coding sequence ATGGCCGGCAGACCCCCAAGACAGAACCGCAACCCGCGTTATGCTAATATCAACCGTGAAGGCGGACAGGAGAACGAGCAAGGAAATGGACCCCCGCCGGCAGTCAACTTAAGCCAAGCTGATCTTATGGCCATAGCCACTATTGTGGCGACAACACTGCAAGGGTTGGGAAACTCGAACGCCAAtcagccaccaccacctccaccaccaaatGGAATCAAGTTCCACTATGAATCACTGCGCAAGAACAGGTGCCCAACTTTCAGTGGCGCTGCCGACCCTGAGGTTAGCCAGAGTTGGCTGAAAAGTGTGGAGACTCAGCTGCGACTGTTGGAAGTCCCGGATGCACTGAAAGTGGACGTGATAGTGCCCTTCCTGGAAGATCGAGCAGGCAAATGGTGGGAAGCAATCTCGCCAGCCATGACAGGTGCAGGACCAATGACTTGGCAGCGATTTCGAGAAGCCTTTCTGAAACAGTATTATCCAGCCGAGGTCAGACTGCAGAAACTGAGTGAGTTTGAAAACTTCACTCAAACTCCGGATATGTCAGTTGTGGAATACACCTCCCAGTTCAACGCCTTAGGATCTTATGCTCCGGCAATCATGGCGGACGAAGTTCTAAAATTGCACCGCTTCAAAAAGGGTTTGAACAGCAGAATACAGTCGGCTTTGGCAGTCTACCAACCTGCAAACTTCTCAGACTTGATGGGCGCAGCTATCCGAGCTGAAAATGATATCCAGCGCAGAGAGAAGGAGATTAGGAACAAAAGGCCTATGAATGATCAGTCCTCTCATGGcagtcagtcgttcaagaaaccAAACCATTCCGGTGAACCATCTAAAGAAACTTCGCCTGCCTCAGGCTACCAAGCCATTAAGCCTTGCCCAACTTGCCACTTACGACACCTGGGAGAATGTCGTAGAGCCAGCGGCGTCTGCTTTGGATGCAGGAAACCAGGACACCGTATGGCAGATTGTCCAGCCGCCAACAACAAAACAACTGGACTAGATAAAGGAGACGGGTCAAGCCCAGGGGCGAATGCCAATAAACCACGGGAGAACAAACCAAATGCCAGGGTGTTTGCCATGATGCAGGAGGAGGCAGATGATGCAAGCGATGTTGTGTCAggtaccatattttttcaacaAGTGCCTGCTTATGTCTTATTTGACTGTGGCGCTACACATTCTTGTAGATCTaagagatttggtaagaagttAGGACGTAAGCCGATAAGCTAA
- the LOC140817862 gene encoding uncharacterized protein — MAGRPPRQNRNPRYANINREGGQENEQGNGPPPAVNLSQADLMAIATIVATTLQGLGNSNANQPPPPPPPNGIKFHYESLRKNRCPTFSGAADPEVSQSWLKSVETQLRLLEVPDALKVDVIVPFLEDRAGKWWEAISPAMTGAGPMTWQRFREAFLKQYYPAEVRLQKLSEFENFTQTPDMSVVEYTSQFNALGSYAPAIMADEVLKLHRFKKGLNSIIQSALAVYQPANFSDLMGAAIRAETDIQRREKEIRNKRPMNDQSSHGSQSFKKPNHSGEPSKETSPASGYQAIKPCPTCHLRHLGECRRASGVCFGCGKPGHRMADCPAAKNKTTGPDKGDGSSPGANANKPRENKPNARVFAMMQEEADDASDVVSGTIFFQQVPAYVLFDCGATHSCTSKRFGKKLGRKPIS, encoded by the coding sequence ATGGCCGGCAGACCCCCAAGACAGAACCGCAACCCGCGTTATGCTAATATCAACCGTGAAGGCGGACAGGAGAACGAGCAAGGAAATGGACCCCCGCCGGCAGTCAACTTAAGCCAAGCTGATCTTATGGCCATAGCCACTATTGTGGCGACAACACTGCAAGGGTTGGGAAACTCGAACGCCAAtcagccaccaccacctccaccaccaaatGGAATCAAGTTCCACTATGAATCACTGCGCAAGAACAGGTGCCCAACTTTCAGTGGCGCTGCCGACCCTGAGGTTAGCCAGAGTTGGCTGAAAAGTGTGGAGACTCAGCTGCGACTGTTGGAAGTCCCGGATGCACTGAAAGTGGACGTGATAGTGCCCTTCCTGGAAGATCGAGCAGGCAAATGGTGGGAAGCAATCTCGCCAGCCATGACAGGTGCAGGACCAATGACTTGGCAGCGATTTCGAGAAGCCTTTCTGAAACAGTATTATCCAGCCGAGGTCAGACTGCAGAAACTGAGTGAGTTTGAAAACTTCACTCAAACTCCGGATATGTCAGTTGTGGAATACACCTCCCAGTTCAACGCCTTAGGATCTTATGCTCCGGCAATCATGGCGGACGAAGTTCTAAAATTGCACCGCTTCAAAAAGGGTTTGAACAGCATAATACAGTCGGCTTTGGCAGTCTACCAACCTGCAAACTTCTCAGACTTGATGGGCGCAGCTATCCGAGCTGAAACTGATATCCAGCGCAGAGAGAAGGAGATTAGGAACAAAAGGCCTATGAATGATCAGTCCTCTCATGGcagtcagtcgttcaagaaaccAAACCATTCCGGTGAACCATCTAAAGAAACTTCGCCTGCCTCAGGCTACCAAGCCATTAAGCCTTGCCCAACTTGCCACTTACGACACCTGGGAGAATGTCGTAGAGCCAGCGGCGTCTGCTTTGGATGCGGGAAACCAGGACACCGTATGGCAGATTGTCCAGCCGCCAAGAACAAAACAACTGGACCAGATAAAGGAGACGGGTCAAGCCCAGGGGCGAATGCCAATAAACCACGGGAGAACAAACCAAATGCCAGGGTGTTTGCCATGATGCAGGAGGAGGCAGATGATGCAAGCGATGTTGTGTCAggtaccatattttttcaacaAGTGCCTGCTTATGTCTTATTTGACTGTGGCGCTACACATTCTTGTACATCTaagagatttggtaagaagttAGGACGTAAGCCGATAAGCTAA
- the LOC140817863 gene encoding uncharacterized protein yields the protein MTAAGPMTWQRFREIFLKQYYPAEVRLQKLSEFENFTQTPDMSVAEYTSQFNALGSYAPTIMADEVLKLHRFKKGLNSIIQSALAVYQPANFSDLMGAAIRAETDIQRREKEIRNKRPMNDQSSHGSQSFKKPNHSGEPSKETSPASGYQAIKPCPTCHLRHLGECRRASGVCFGCGKPGHRMADCPAANNKTTGPGKGDGSSTGANANKPRENKPNARVFAMMQEEADDASDVVSGTIFFQQVPAYVLFDCGATHSCTSKRFGKKLGRKPTS from the coding sequence ATGACAGCTGCAGGACCAATGACTTGGCAGCGATTTCGAGAAATCTTTCTGAAACAGTATTATCCAGCCGAGGTCAGACTGCAGAAACTGAGTGAGTTTGAAAACTTCACTCAAACTCCGGATATGTCAGTTGCGGAATACACCTCCCAGTTCAACGCCTTAGGATCTTATGCTCCGACAATCATGGCGGACGAAGTTCTAAAATTGCACCGCTTCAAAAAGGGTTTGAACAGCATAATACAGTCGGCTTTGGCGGTCTACCAACCTGCAAACTTCTCAGACTTGATGGGCGCAGCTATCCGAGCTGAAACTGATATCCAGCGCAGAGAGAAGGAGATTAGGAACAAAAGGCCTATGAATGATCAGTCCTCTCATGGcagtcagtcgttcaagaaaccAAACCATTCCGGTGAACCATCTAAAGAAACTTCGCCTGCCTCAGGCTACCAAGCCATTAAGCCTTGCCCAACTTGCCACTTACGACACCTGGGAGAATGTCGTAGAGCCAGCGGCGTCTGCTTTGGATGCGGGAAACCAGGACACCGTATGGCAGATTGTCCAGCCGCCAACAACAAAACAACTGGACCAGGTAAAGGAGACGGGTCAAGCACAGGGGCGAATGCCAATAAACCACGGGAGAACAAACCAAATGCCAGGGTGTTTGCCATGATGCAGGAGGAGGCAGATGATGCAAGCGATGTTGTGTCAggtaccatattttttcaacaAGTGCCTGCTTATGTCTTATTTGACTGTGGCGCTACACATTCTTGTACATCTaagagatttggtaagaagttAGGACGTAAGCCGACAAGCTAA
- the LOC140818214 gene encoding calcium-dependent protein kinase 26-like produces the protein MGNNCVHGKIDEDGFFYTVSRSLWWSKSPEMIVLSQKNLNFPCSEVDEAPNSVKNKPPELFKIELEDIFVKGGRKQPQELGTWEETIKKDFIKPAQVKPEQVIMIVKGNPKKVDPSKPEKPKSFNRNMSVGLQVDSVLKTKTGHLKEYYNLGRELGHGQYGTTFLCVEKKTGKEYACKSIAKRKLLTMDDVDDVRREIEIMHHLSGDPNVISIEGAYEDSVAVHVVMELCGGGELFDRIVKRGHYSEKKAAELTRTIVGVIEDCHSLGVMHRDLKPENFLFVNEDEDSPIKTIDFGLSVFFKPGDIFTDVVGSPYYVAPEVLCKRYGPEADVWSAGVVLYILLCGVPPFWGETEREIFEEVLRGDIGFSSDPWPKISDSAKDLVKKMLVRDPKRRLTAHQVLSHPWVQLKGVAPDKPLDSAVLSRLTQFSAMNKLKKMALRVIAESLSEEEIAGLKEMFKMIDTDNSGYITFEELKAGLKRFGANLNESEIHNLMKAADVDNNGTIEYGEFIAATLHLNKIYKEDNLFRAFSFFDKDGSGYITQYELLIACQQFGIEDAHLEEMIQEADQNNDGQIDYNEFVSMMHKGNSGFDKKRFPSSFNIGLREALPVS, from the exons ATGGGAAATAATTGTGTCCATGGAAAGATTGATGAGGATGGTTTCTTCTACACAGTTTCACGTTCATTATGGTGGTCTAAATCACCAGAAATGATTGTCCTGAGCCAGAAAAACCTGAATTTTCCATGTTCAGAAGTGGATGAAGCTCCAAATTCTGTCAAGAATAAGCCCCCTGAATTGTTCAAGATAGAATTGGAGGATATCTTCGTTAAGGGAGGTAGAAAACAACCTCAGGAACTCGGGACATGGGAGGAAACGATCAAGAAAGATTTCATTAAACCCGCTCAAGTGAAACCCGAGCAAGTGATCATGATTGTCAAGGGAAACCCTAAGAAGGTAGATCCCTCGAAGCCCGAAAAACCGAAGAGTTTCAATAGAAACATGAGTGTCGGCCTTCAAGTGGATTCTGTGCTCAAAACCAAGACAGGGCACTTGAAGGAGTACTACAATTTGGGTCGGGAACTTGGACATGGGCAATATGGGACAACTTTTCTTTGCGTGGAGAAGAAAACTGGAAAGGAATATGCTTGTAAATCTATTGCAAAGAGGAAGCTATTGACTATGGATGACGTTGACGACGTAAGACGAGAAATCGAGATTATGCATCATTTATCTGGTGATCCGAATGTTATTTCAATCGAAGGGGCGTATGAAGATTCTGTTGCGGTTCATGTTGTGATGGAATTGTGTGGGGGAGGCGAGCTTTTCGATAGAATCGTTAAACGGGGCCATTATTCGGAGAAAAAGGCTGCAGAGCTCACTAGGACCATAGTTGGTGTTATAGAAGACTGCCATTCTCTGGGAGTGATGCATCGAGACCTTAAGCCCGAAAATTTCCTATTTGTGAACGAGGACGAGGATTCACCCATAAAGACTATAGACTTTGGGTTGTCTGTGTTTTTTAAGCCAG GAGACATATTTACTGACGTTGTTGGGAGCCCTTACTATGTTGCACCAGAGGTGCTTTGTAAGCGTTATGGACCCGAGGCGGACGTGTGGAGTGCTGGTGTTGTACTCTATATTCTACTTTGTGGTGTGCCTCCATTTTGGGGTG AAACTGAACGAGAAATATTCGAAGAAGTTTTACGCGGCGATATTGGCTTCTCATCAGATCCCTGGCCAAAAATCTCTGATAGTGCAAAGGATCTAGTCAAGAAAATGCTTGTAAGGGATCCAAAGAGGCGGTTAACTGCTCATCAAGTCCTAT CTCATCCTTGGGTGCAGCTTAAGGGAGTGGCTCCAGATAAGCCTCTTGATTCTGCAGTTTTGAGTCGATTAACACAGTTTTCAGCCATGAACAAACTCAAGAAAATGGCTCTCAGG GTGATTGCAGAAAGTTTGTCTGAAGAAGAAATTGCCGGTCTGAAAGAAATGTTCAAAATGATCGACACGGATAACAGCGGATACATAACTTTCGAAGAACTCAAGGCCGGATTAAAACGATTCGGAGCTAATCTTAATGAATCTGAGATACACAATTTGATGAAAGCA GCAGATGTAGACAATAATGGTACAATCGAGTATGGAGAATTCATAGCTGCAACATTGCATCTGAACAAGATTTACAAAGAAGATAATTTATTCAGAGCATTTTCATTCTTTGATAAAGATGGGAGTGGATATATAACACAATATGAGCTTCTAATAGCTTGTCAACAATTCGGGATAGAGGATGCTCACTTGGAAGAAATGATCCAAGAAGCTGATCAGAATAAC GATGGGCAGATAGATTACAACGAGTTTGTGAGTATGATGCACAAAGGGAACTCGGGTTTTGACAAGAAGAGGTTTCCGAGCAGTTTTAACATCGGATTAAGGGAGGCATTGCCTGTTAGCTGA